The Planococcus antarcticus DSM 14505 genome has a window encoding:
- a CDS encoding MerR family transcriptional regulator has protein sequence MRITISRLVKELNLEAHQLREWEKRDWLGEVVKDPRQNQQRVYTEEQVERIQLIAQTIQAQRAKGIKRTDFEEVETNLLERFGGEVKRLDTDLVVAPQSLNQIVELLIGQNQKINELQQLMEQQPKQQLTDPVDHTEVLEDMKTELKKSQEREEQLLAIVQQLQTDLDELKKVPAKSKWKFWDKD, from the coding sequence ATGCGAATTACGATTAGTCGGCTCGTAAAAGAACTGAATCTTGAAGCCCATCAACTCCGGGAATGGGAAAAACGGGATTGGCTAGGAGAGGTCGTGAAAGACCCTAGACAGAATCAACAACGGGTTTATACGGAAGAACAAGTAGAGCGCATCCAGCTGATTGCCCAGACGATTCAAGCTCAGCGAGCAAAAGGAATCAAGCGGACGGACTTTGAAGAAGTGGAAACCAACCTCTTGGAACGGTTCGGGGGAGAAGTAAAGCGTCTAGACACGGATTTAGTGGTTGCTCCACAGTCTCTCAACCAAATTGTTGAATTACTAATAGGTCAGAACCAAAAAATCAACGAGCTGCAGCAACTTATGGAACAGCAGCCAAAACAACAATTAACGGATCCGGTAGACCACACAGAAGTGCTTGAGGACATGAAAACCGAATTGAAAAAGAGCCAGGAACGGGAAGAACAATTGTTGGCCATCGTCCAACAGCTGCAAACCGATCTGGACGAATTGAAAAAAGTCCCGGCAAAATCCAAGTGGAAGTTTTGGGACAAAGACTAG
- a CDS encoding DUF3953 domain-containing protein, with protein sequence MLTILHILLAVLTLGLALFALLTQNFDYQYYTLLSLGLMILVMGIKELRKEKKIFAYLIILVAAYILFVAGELLLTS encoded by the coding sequence TTGTTAACGATTTTACATATCTTGCTTGCAGTACTTACGTTGGGGTTGGCTCTTTTTGCATTATTGACACAGAATTTTGATTACCAATACTATACGCTTCTCTCCCTGGGTTTGATGATACTAGTAATGGGCATCAAAGAACTTCGGAAAGAGAAAAAAATATTCGCCTATCTTATAATTTTAGTAGCAGCTTATATCTTATTTGTTGCGGGTGAACTGCTCTTAACATCTTAA
- a CDS encoding YesK family protein produces the protein MDLIIIGTIISLFLVVFSWIFYKRNSPFQYIIPLVFAILSIIVIIWSLDIGGWDGMGLGVIGLVFLGASIIVLLIISVLNFIKAN, from the coding sequence ATGGATTTAATTATCATAGGTACTATAATTAGTTTGTTTTTAGTCGTTTTTTCTTGGATTTTCTATAAAAGAAACTCTCCGTTCCAATACATTATCCCCTTAGTTTTTGCCATTTTAAGTATCATCGTTATTATTTGGAGCTTGGATATCGGTGGCTGGGACGGAATGGGATTAGGTGTTATTGGTCTCGTATTCCTTGGAGCTTCTATTATCGTCTTGCTTATTATTTCTGTATTGAATTTTATAAAAGCAAATTAA